A part of Babylonia areolata isolate BAREFJ2019XMU chromosome 6, ASM4173473v1, whole genome shotgun sequence genomic DNA contains:
- the LOC143283192 gene encoding uncharacterized protein LOC143283192, translated as MKGGKKTNQYNAGANQYNAGVNQYNAGANQYNAGVNQYNVGANQYNAGANQYNYNVGGNQYNVGVNQYNVGSNQYNVGSNQYNVGSNQYNVGVY; from the exons atgaaagggggaaagaaaa CCAATCAGTACAATGCTGGTGCAAATCAGTACAATGCTGGTGTAAATCAGTACAATGCTGGTGCAAATCAGTACAATGCTGGTGTAAATCAGTACAATGTTGGTGCAAATCAGTACAATGCTGGTGCAAATCAGTACAAT TATAATGTTGGTGGAAATCAGTACAATGTAGGTGTAAATCAGTACAATGTTGGTTCAAATCAGTACAATGTTGGTTCAAATCAGTACAATGTTGGTTCAAATCAGTATAATGTGGGTGTATATTAG